One window of Elaeis guineensis isolate ETL-2024a chromosome 11, EG11, whole genome shotgun sequence genomic DNA carries:
- the LOC105054508 gene encoding auxin response factor 18, with amino-acid sequence MITLSTEPVKESMKDADKCLDSQLWHACAGGMVQMPAVNSKVYYFPQGHAEHAQGIVDFGSFPRVPAFILCRVTAVKFMADPETDEVFAKIQMVPVRSNEPDSGDDGGMGLGSNGADVQEKPASFAKTLTQSDANNGGGFSVPRYCAETIFPRLDYSADPPVQTVLAKDVHGEVWKFRHIYRGTPRRHLLTTGWSTFVNQKKLVAGDSIVFLRAENGDLCVGIRRAKRGVGGGHESPSGWNPPTGNCVSAYGGFSVFLREEENKLMRSNGNGCNLDSGGNMRGRGRVRADSVIEAATLAANGQPFEAIYYPRAGTPEFCVKAAAVKAAMRIQWCPGMRFKMAFETEDSSRISWFMGTISSVQVADPIRWPNSPWRLLQVTWDEPDLLQNVKRVSPWLVELVSNMPAIHLTPFSPPRKKLCIPQRPDFPIEGQLPTPAFPRNPFGPGSSPLCCFPDSTPAGIQGARHAQFGLSLSDLRLNKLQPGLFHAGLHHLDQATAHSRIPTGLIFGNPAIHDNVSCLLTIGNPSQGTKKLCNGRSPQLVLFGQPILTEQQISLSNSGDTVSPGVTGNSSLDGNPERTTNVSDGSGSAVHQNGLAENSSCDGFPWYRDRQASELGLETGHCKVFMESEDVGRTLDLSVLGSYEELYGRLADMFGIDKSEMMSHVLYRDAVGAVKQTGDEPFSEFMKTARRLTILTDSGSDNVGR; translated from the exons ATGATCACATTGAGCACCGAACCTGTTAAAGAATCGATGAAGGATGCCGACAAGTGCTTGGATTCCCAGCTCTGGCACGCATGCGCTGGAGGGATGGTTCAGATGCCGGCGGTGAACTCCAAGGTGTACTACTTCCCCCAGGGCCACGCGGAGCACGCCCAAGGCATCGTGGACTTTGGGAGCTTTCCCCGTGTCCCGGCGTTCATCCTCTGCCGGGTTACTGCTGTCAAATTCATGGCAGATCCGGAGACGGACGAGGTCTTTGCCAAGATCCAGATGGTTCCAGTTCGATCCAACGAGCCAGACTCTGGCGATGATGGTGGAATGGGCCTCGGTAGCAACGGGGCTGATGTACAGGAAAAGCCAGCTTCTTTTGCCAAGACGCTGACCCAGTCGGATGCCAACAACGGCGGGGGCTTCTCTGTTCCTCGGTACTGTGCCGAGACCATCTTCCCGCGGTTGGATTACTCGGCGGACCCTCCAGTCCAAACTGTTCTTGCCAAGGATGTGCATGGCGAGGTTTGGAAGTTTAGACATATATACAGAGGGACCCCTCGCCGCCACCTGCTTACCACTGGGTGGAGCACTTTTGTGAACCAGAAGAAGCTTGTCGCTGGCGATTCGATCGTGTTCCTGAGAGCAGAGAATGGGGATCTCTGTGTGGGGATCAGACGAGCCAAAAGAGGGGTTGGTGGGGGGCACGAGTCTccgtccgggtggaatccccccACTGGAAATTGTGTCTCAGCCTATGGAGGATTTTCTGTCTTCCTAAGGGAAGAAGAGAATAAGTTGATGAGAAGCAATGGCAATGGTTGTAACTTGGATTCTGGTGGTAATATGAGGGGACGGGGCCGAGTTAGGGCCGATTCCGTTATCGAGGCGGCAACACTCGCAGCTAATGGGCAGCCTTTCGAGGCAATTTACTACCCAAGAGCTGGTACACCAGAGTTCTGCGTGAAAGCTGCAGCGGTGAAGGCAGCGATGAGGATCCAGTGGTGTCCAGGGATGAGATTTAAGATGGCTTTCGAAACTGAGGACTCCTCGAGGATCAGCTGGTTCATGGGAACAATATCCTCTGTTCAGGTTGCAGATCCGATAAGATGGCCTAATTCACCTTGGAGGCTTCTTCAG GTGACATGGGACGAACCAGATCTATTACAGAATGTGAAACGTGTGAGCCCATGGCTGGTAGAACTGGTTTCTAACATGCCAGCTATCCATTTAACACCCTTCTCACCACCGCGGAAGAAGCTTTGCATCCCCCAGCGCCCTGATTTTCCCATTGAAGGCCAACTTCCAACTCCGGCTTTCCCCAGAAACCCCTTTGGGCCCGGGAGCAGCCCCTTGTGCTGCTTCCCAGACAGCACTCCTGCAGGCATACAGGGAGCCAGGCATGCTCAATTTGGTttatctctatcagatctccgcCTCAACAAACTGCAGCCGGGTCTGTTCCATGCTGGGCTTCACCATCTTGATCAAGCCACTGCACACTCTAGAATCCCTACAGGACTTATCTTTGGCAATCCTGCCATTCATGACAATGTCTCTTGTTTGTTAACCATCGGCAATCCTTCTCAGGGAACAAAGAAATTATGCAATGGAAGGTCACCTCAGTTAGTCCTCTTTGGACAGCCAATACTCACTGAACAGCAGATATCTTTGAGCAATTCTGGGGACACAGTCTCCCCTGGAGTTACTGGAAACAGTTCGTTGGATGGTAATCCTGAAAGGACCACAAACGTATCAGATGGTTCTGGCTCTGCAGTTCATCAAAATGGGCTTGCAGAGAATTCATCATGTGATGGATTTCCATGGTACAGGGATCGCCAAGCATCTGAGCTTGGTCTGGAGACTGGACACTGCAAGGTGTTCATGGAATCAGAGGATGTAGGTCGTACACTGGACCTTTCTGTCCTTGGCTCATATGAAGAGCTGTACGGGAGGCTTGCTGACATGTTTGGGATTGATAAATCCGAGATGATGAGCCATGTGCTTTACCGAGATGCAGTGGGTGCGGTTAAACAAACTGGAGATGAACCGTTCAG